From the genome of Halobacteriovorax marinus SJ:
GTGGAGTTATCTTCCTTGGAATTCAAGCTTATGAGTACATTCATTTGAGCCAAGATTTAGGAATGACTTTTTCTACTTATGCTCATGGAAATAATTTATTTGCTTCAACTTTCTTTGCTGTAACAGGTTTTCACGGACTTCACGTTTTAACAGGTGTTTGTTACCTATGTTACATGTGGAAGCTGGCCTATGACGGAAGATTTGATAAGGGTGATTATACTTTATTAGAGCTAGCGGGACTTTTCTGGCACTTTGTTGACCTAGTTTGGATTCTCGTTTTTACATTTATCTACTTACTGTAATATGAATATAATTAGACTAGTTACATTTACAATTCTTATGTTTTTCGTTGAGAGCTCGTACGCCTGTCCTGGGTGTGCTGGCTCAATGGGAAACCCGAAAGATAAGTATCTAGTCTACATCCTTACTGGATTTATCATACTTTGTTATATTCCATTTTACTTTCTCTATAAGACAATTATAAAGCACAAAAACTTTAACGAAACGATTGAGAATGCAGGAAAAGCAGAGTAATAATACTGCCTATACTGCTATTGGAATTGTAAGCTTTATTACAATTTCATTTCTTGTTTGGTTAATCTACTTTAAGACTCCTCATCAAGCGACAGGGGATTGGGTAGAGCAGCTTCCTGCCATTAACGCCCTTTTAAATTCAATTTCTTTTGTACTACTTTGTAGTGGATATGTTTTCATAAAGAAAGGCCTTAGGTCACTTCATATTAAGAGTATGATTGCCGCCACAATCTCTTCTTTTCTCTTTGTGGCCAGCTATATCACTTATCACCACTTTCATGGGGATACTAAATTTCTTGCTGAAGGACCAATAAAGTATATCTACTTTACTATTTTGATTACTCATATCGTACTCTCTATTCCTTTAGTTCCTCTTGTTCTTACAACTCTTTATCATGCTTATGCTGAGAATTTTTCTTCTCATAAGAAGTTGGCGAAAATCACATTTCCAATTTGGGTTTATATCTCTGTGACAGGAGTATTAATCTATTTGATCCTGAACAACTTTAATGTTTAGTTGAATTTCTATCTTGTAAATTATAGAAGTAGCCTATTAAAAATAGGTTTACGTATGAAAAAAATAGTTCTTCTTTTACTGACAATTCTAACAGTTAATACTTTTGCAAATGACTATAAAATCTTTGATCCAAAGAGAGATTCAATATGGCTTCCATACACATATGTAATCAATGGAACATTTGATGTAATACAAAACCCATACTGGTTCTCTCAGGATGATTACTCAAAAAAGATGACTGAAGCTTGGAATAGAGTACGAGAGCCAGATAGAAATATAAAAAGAGATGGTGGCTATAAGAAGTTAATTCAGGATGAAGTCTTCTCATCTCGAGTGGTTCCAAATATTGGCCTTCACTTCATTGGGGGATCGTACGATACTGTCCATCTAAGAGAATATTTTGAACACCATGGCTATCCAATGCCAGATGTTTGGGCCTTCCTATTTACTTATGCCGCACATATGGGAAATGAAGCTCTTGAAACTAGCCATCATGAAATTTCAAGTCATGACCATATTGCAGATTTATATATTTTTGACTTGGCCGCTTTCATCATGTCTTACAATGAAAGTTATATGAACTTTCTTTTGGATGACATGGAGGTGAAGGCTTGGCACTTTCAACCTATATGGTCTCTTAAGTCTGATGATTTCTTTAATGCAGGTTTGAGTTACGTGACAAGACCTAAATTCCTACAGTTTAACGATGGAAAGATGAAGCCATTTATTTACTTTGGAATGCAAAATATTGCGGGATTAAGTTACCTGTACCAAGAAGATAGAGTGGTTTCTCTCGGTGGCGGGATGTCTCTAACTGATCCTCTTGAGCAAAAAGGACGTTTTGTTGTTTCTATTTTTCATGAAAGTAATGGAGAGTTAGACGGTTCACTTTTTATAAATGGTAGTGAAGACATGAGTTGGAGATTAAACCTCTATCCCAATTTATTAAAGTATAAAGATGTGGACCCTGGTTTTATTATCGGAAATAAAAGAGGTGGTGGAATAAGTCTAGGACTCACCGTAAATATGCCATTTGGTCTTGGTACTGATCACTTATAATGTTACGTTAAATAACTCTGCCTTGTATTCTTTTGGATCATGGTAAATCGAAAAACCAAAACGAAGTCTATTCTTTCTAGAGTCCGTGAGCACTCCATTTAGACTCAACTTTTCTTTCAGAGATTCTACTAGACTCGCACTTTCTAATTCAAACGTGAGAAAGTGCCCATGATCTCTTTCTTCACTGTATAAGAGGTTTTCTCTATTCAAGTGAGAATGATTTAAACCATCTACCATTTTCAAAAACTCTCTTTGACAGTTTTGAACATGAGTGTGAATAAGCTCTGAATTTATTTCTTCATTCTTATATAAATTTAAAACAGATTCCATTCTATAGAGAGATGTAAAATCAAGTGTGGAGCCAGCGAAACGAAGTCCATTTGTAGGGTAGCCAACTTGGCTCTCATCGATATTATCAAGTGTCGAAAGCTCTGCAAACCAGCCCGTATTGAGAGGACGAAGTTTACAGCTCTTTGGGATAGTCATAAAGCAACTTCCTTCACCTGAGCCAACATATTTATATCCACCAGCAATATAGAAAATTTTATCTCCAATTCTACTTAGGTCAATAGGAAGGGCCATGAAAGCGTGATAGCCATCAACTATAATAAACTTATTATTTTCTTCGATCTTATTTACAAATTCTGTTAGTCCATTAATAGCGTAGCCGCTATTAAAGAAAACATGAGAAGTAAAAACTAGATCAAAACCTTTATGTGATTCTTTGGTGAATCTCTCTTCAAAGGTATCAATCGGTTCAAGAGGGATTATTGTTGCTTCAATAGTGTTTTCTTCAATGAGTCTATTGAGCTGCCTTGAGAATGAATAAAATTCAGAATCTGTTGTAAGGAGTTTAATTTTACCGCTAAATGAGCTCATCACCCTTGTTACGAGTTCATGAGTATTGGGAGCAAAACATATATCTTCAGCTCTATCGAAATTTAAAACTTCACTAATAAGGTTTTGAACATTTGGAATTCGCTTAGAGAAAATCTCTCCCCACTTGTCGTCAACAAGCCTTGAAGAGTCATCCCAATAATTTAGTTGTGCTTCTCTAGTACAGTCCGGCCAATAGTGATGACTGTGGCACGCGAAGTGTAGTTTTCCTGAGTTATTGTTAATAAATGTAGAAAATAATTTCTGAAATCTATTCATTAAAGTGAAATCCTAAGTTCTTCTTTATGTCTTCTGGTAATGTTGGCAATTTTGATCTTGGAATCAGGAAAGTTGAAAGATTGAATAGGTCTAAATAGACTCGATTATTTTCAGCCGCCATCTTGAGGTAGTGGTGACCTGAAGACCCACCTGTACCAATTTTTGTTCCGAGCATCCTCTGTGCCATTATGGCGTGTCTATATCTCCACGTTGTGAAAAGTTCATCCATATCCATTAACGTTGTTAGGAAGCGGTAAGGAAGGTGAAGAATAGGTTCGTCTCTATAGAGTAAAATGAAGAGAGCATTGAGGGTTGCTTCACGTGAAAGGGTTCGCTTTCCAATTTTTCGAAGCTGCTCATGTCTCTTATCGTCAAGAAGAGAAGCAAAGGTTTCTCTTGTTGCATTTAAATTTTCAAGCTGTATTGCCATACTTCTCGAATCGAGAGTGGCCTGGTTTTCATGAATAATTTTTTCATCATCATCTAAGATGATATTAATTTGTTTTTCATATTCACTCCAAAAATCAAAATCTTTATTTTTGGTAAAAGGGATTCTCTCTAGCCATGCTTGCGTTAGCTCTAAGATTGAAGGAGAGGATTCTACTTTTAGAATACGCTCTTTGTCCTCATCATTCAGTCGGCCAAGAAAATACTCTCTATCAACTTCTTTTCTATTATTAGTTTTTAATCCCATAAGAACTTCAATTTCTCTAAATTGAACACTTTGAAATCCTGACGCAGGAACGAGAAGGTCTCTAAACTCTAAGAAGTCCATCGGAGTCATCGTTTCCATAACAGAGAGTTGATCGACTAAGAGCCCTTGGATTTTTGTAATCCTCTCTAATCTTGCAACGACTGTTGTTAGATCTTTTTCTTGAACAGTCTTTCCAGAGAACATTTCTACGATAGATTTTAACTCGTGAATAATCTGTTTGAACCATAATTCATAAACTTGATGAACAATAATAAATAAAGTTTCATCATGGGCTTCGTTATTTTCAAGCTCTAGTGACTTGGGGAGTTGGGTGTCTAATAACTTATTAAGTTGTAAATATTCTCCGTAGTACACAGGGTCGTGAATTTTCTTTTTCATAGATAAGTCCTCATTTTTTTAAGACTATCGAAAATCACAGAAATTGAAAATATATATCAATGCAACTTTGCTAGAGTTTGACGAACTTTGATTGCTCAATGGCAATAGATTTGATAACTCTAGCTCACACCATAATTGCGGAGTCTAGATGTTAGCGAGTGATCGTCATCCTAAATATAGGAAACTCTTAAGTATTTGTATTTTCACGATTTTCTTTCTTATTTTAGTGGGAGGATTGGTACGAAGTACAGGTTCAGGTCTTGGTTGTCCGGACTGGCCAAAGTGCTTTGGACAATATATTCCCCCGACTCATATTTCTGAATTACCACTCGACTATAAAGAGAAATATAAAATTGCAGGTAAAGTCATTGCGGACTTCAACCCTGTTAAAACGTGGATTGAATATATAAATCGCCTTGTGGGTGCAACTACAGGAATTTTAGTTTTTCTCCTCGCTTTAGCTTCTTCAAGTTATAAAAATGAAGATAAACCTATTATTTATCTCTCTTGGGCGACAGTTTTTGCAGTAGGGTTTAATGGCTGGTTAGGTTCGGTTGTTGTATCTACTCACTTAAAGCCAGTTATCATTACACTTCACATGCTTGCTGCAGTCTTTACAGTTTTCCTATTACTTGAGGCGAGAGTTCGCTCAGACGAAAATAATCTTATTTTTCATTTAGACAAGCAATTGGCCGGCCCACTCAAAAAGATTCTCATTGTGTTGATTCTTCTTACCTTTGGGCAAATTGTTTTGGGAACACAGGTGAGAGAAGAAATAGACCATCTATCACATGATGGAGTTCTTCGAGAGCTATGGATTTCAAAGCTTGGGCTTGAGTACTTAGTTCACAGATCCTATTCAATATTACTCGTTTTAATTCACGGTTATTTATATTTTAAAGTCTCGAAGCTTAATGCTACTCACTCTAGGATCATTGGTTGGACAAAAGTCACTTGTGCCATTGTTGGAGTTAATATTTTATCGGGAATTGCGCTTGCTTATGGGAGTGTGCCTCCTGCTGTGCAACCAGTTCATTTATTATTTGGATTGATGCTGTCTTGTTCTCAGTATTTTTTATTCACCCTGGTAACTAAGTCCTCTGCCCTTGAAGTGTAGGGATATTGAGAGTATATAAACTTAATAATGCACATTTTAATAAATCTCACAATATTTCTTACCTACGTTCTTATTGTTCTTGGGGGAGTTGTTCACAACACTGGTGCGGGGCTGAGCTGTCCCGACTGGCCACTCTGTTATGGAAAACTAATTGAAACTTCTTCGGGTCAAGGAGCACTTCTAGAGCAATTACATAGGTCATTGGCCAGCCTTATAGGGATTCTCTCTATTTGGATTTTTGTCTTAGGAAGAAAGTATAAAGAGAGCTCTCCTAAGTTTTATAAGTATACGCTAGGGTGTTTCCTGCTGGTTGCCTTTCAAGGTGCGCTTGGGGCCTCAACATTCTTTTATAAATTACCTACATTAATCTCAACTACACACCTTTGTATTAGTTTAATTTTCTTCTGCTCATTGCAGTCGATGTACTACGAGTATCAGTCAAAAATTAAGCAGAGAAGATTTTCTCTTAACAGGGGGTCTTTAGAGAAACTACTAGATCCTTCTTTGAAGAATGGTGTATTTTACTCACTCTTGGCCGTATCAATACAGGCGTTCTTAGGAGCAGTTCTCAGACATAGTGGTGCTGGAAAAATATGTGGAAGTGGAGAGTTCTTTTTTCAATGTGCTCATCAGGCCACTGGCGAAATTTTGTATTGGTCTAGCATTTCAAAAGTTCAGCTCAATTTAGCCCATAAATACTTTTCAATTATTACTTTCTTAGTGGTGATGTGGAATTGCTCACGCGTGCTTGTTTCAAGTTTTCGATTTAGAAGTATTTCAAAGGGCTTTACATATAAACTCGCTGCTGGAGTTGTGGCAGTTATTTTTCTTATCTTGGCCCAAGCAATCTCAGGTTCATTTGTTGCAAAGACAAGTGTGAGCGTAATACCAACGACTTTGCACTTGGCCTTAGCAACTCTCTTAATTTATGGTCTTTGGAATCTTCGCAATCTACTTCGCTATACGGAGGAAGAGATTCTTGGAGAGGTCAGACATACTTTTGTAAGTGATGTTTTAGAAATTACTAAATTGAGACTTGGTATTTTAGTCGTTATCACAATTGCTGTTGGCCTTTTTGCGGCACCAGGTGGAATTAATTTCTTTTCAGCTCTATTTGCACTCATCTTGATGACTATGGTTGTGTGTGGGTCAACTACATTGAACTGCTATATTGAACGAGACGTAGATGCTTTAATGGAGCGTACACGTAATAGGGCACTTCCCTCTGGAAGAATGAAGCCAGCAACAGCTCTTGTTATCGGTTATGGACTTATTTGTGTGGCCCTTCCGTTAATTGTTATTTTTGTAAATTGGACAACAATGATCTTATCGCTAATAGCGGCCGTTCTTTATTTGTATGCTTATACTCCAATGAAGTTGAAGAGTGAGTTGGCTCTATTTGTCGGAGCAATTCCTGGTGCAATTCCGCCAGTGATGGGTTGGACTACGGTAACCGGCAAAATTGATGCTATGGCGATCATCCTTTTTTCAATTCTTTTTATTTGGCAGATTCCACATTTTTTGGCGATAGCAATTTATTACTCCAAAGATTATGACGCGGGTAGTATCAAGGTTTATCCAAATAAAACCGGCTTCGCAAAATCTAAACGAGATATCTTTATTTATACTATTGTATTAGTACTAACTTCGTTAGCCCCCTATTTAATAGGCTATGCGAGCCTTGGCTATTTAAATACAGCTTTAGTTTTGGGTATTTTATTTATAGTTTTATCTATTTTAGGATTTTTTAAAGAGTCAGATTTGCAGGTAGATCGTTGGGCAAGGCAGTATTTTTTAGCGTCAATCATTTATCTACCAATTCTTTTATCATCTTTGATTTTCTTTAGCTGAAATCTGTAGTAGAAGAATCTAGAAATATCATACTTTTATATATAGAATATAGTGACTTAGATCTCTAATTTAATAATTTTAACTTCATAGTTTATTGAAGGGTTTTATCTATGACTGTTTTATCTGCTGCAGTTTCTACAACTGCAAAAACTTGGACTCTTTGGGAGAGAATGCAAACTCCTGAAGACATTTCAGTTAATGGGCATCTTATTGATTGGCTTTTTAACTACACAACTTACCTGAACTTATTCTTTTTCTTCTTAGTATGTGCAGGTCTTTTTGGTTTCTCTTACCTCTATAGTGCTAAGAGAAATAAGAAAGCATACTACACTTATGGGAATAAGAAAGTTCACATCATCGTTCTGACTGTAATTGGTCTATCGGTATTCTTAGGAATCGATATGAACATTACAAGAATTTCTAATGATGACTACGTAAACGTATTTGCGAAGTGGCCAACAGAAGATGAGAAACCTCTTCGCGTAGAAGTGATGGCTCAGCAGTGGGCTTGGCACTTTAGATATGCAGGTAGAGACGGAGTTTTCAACACAGAAGACGATGTTGTACAGCTTAATGACTTAAGACTCCCTGTTGGAAGAAAAGTTATTTTCCAAGTTGTTTCTAAAGACGTTATTCACTCTCTTTACTTCCCGAATACGAGAAGAAAAGTTGATGCAATACCTGGTCGTATTACAAGGCTATGGTTCGAGTTAACTAAAGATGGTTACTACAATATCGCGTGTGCGGAAATGTGTGGAACTTATCACTATAGAATGAAAGCTTATATGACTTCATATACTCAAGAAAACTTTGAGGAGTGGATGAAAGAAGCAGAAGACAAAGCAATTGCCCAGAACGATCGTGAAAATGCTGATCTGTACTGGGGATGGCCTTGGACTTGGTAAAATTTAACGAATTAGTTATTAAGGAGATATAGAGCAATGGCTTTTTACGAACAACATATCCATGATGCTCCAAAAACTTTTCTGTCGAAGTATATTTTTTCTTACGACCATAAAGTGATTGGAAAACAATTTCTTTGGTATGGAATCTTATTCCTAGGAATCGGTGGGATGATGGCCCTTATGATTCGTTGGACACTAGCGTTTCCAGGTCAAGCATTTCCTGTAATTGGAAATTTCCTCTTCCCTTCAACTGGGGGAGTCGTTCCACCTGATACTTATGCAATGTTATTTACAATGCACGGAACGATTATGATCTTCTATGCGATCACGCCAATTTTAATTGGGGCTTTCGGGAATTATCTAATCCCGTTAATGATCGGTGCTAGAGATATGGCATTTCCACTATTAAATATGCTCTCATTTCACATTGCTGTGATTTCAGGGGTACTTTTATTGGCCGGTCTATTTACGCCACTAGGTGCTGCAGCTGGGGGATGGACATCCTATCCAACGCTCTCGACACTTATTGGATCGCCGGGAGTGGGACAAACTCTGTGGACCTTGGCGATTTTCGTTCTTGGTATCTCATCAACAATGGGTGCAATCAACTACATTACAACAATCATTACGCTAAGAGCTCCGGGAATGGGATACTTTGATATGCCACTTTCTGTATGGGGACTTGGTTTAACAGCAATTCTAAACGCTATCTTCCTTCCAGTTTTAGGAGCAGGTTGTTTACTACTTGTATTCGATAGAGTTTTTGGAACAGCTTTCTTCCTAGCTGGAGCTGCTGCAACATCTGGAACAGGTGATCCAATTTTATTCCAACACGTATTTTGGATCTTTGGTCACCCTGAAGTTTATATCCTTATTCTTCCAGCATGGGGTATCGTTTCAGACCTTCTTTCATTCTTTGCAAGAAAGCCAGCGTTTGGTGCTAAAGCTACAGCTTTATCAATGACTACAATTACAATTCTTTCAACAATTGTTTACGGTCACCACATGTATACAACTCAGATGTCACCACTTCTTACTCAGTCGTTTATGACTCTGACAATGACGATTTCAATTCCATCTGCAATCTTCTTTGCGAACTGGCTTGGAACAATTTGGAAAGGTTCGATTCGTTTCCATTCTCCAATGCTATTTTCTTTAGGAGTTGTATTTGTATTCGGTCTTGGTGGATTAACAGGGCTATACTTAGCAACAGTTACTACAGACCTTTACCTACACGATACTTACTTTGTAGTTGGACACTTCCACTACACAATGGCCGCTTCAGTTCTTCTTGGTGGTTTTGCTGCAACTTATTTCTGGATGCCAAAAATGTTTGGAACAATGATGAATGAGTTTTGGGCAAAGGTTCACTTTTGGATCACTATGCTAGGTCTAAACGGAATCTTCATGGGAATGATGATTGTAGGTTATGCAGGTATGCACAGAAGACTATACAATCCATTTGTCTATGAATTCATGGAAAGAATGATTCCAATTAATACTTTCGTTACTTGGTCAGCAATCACAATGGGACTTGCGCAATTTATTTTTGTTGCAAACTTTGTTCACGCTGTTTTCTTCAAGAAAGAAAAAGCAAGTGCAAACCCTTGGGAAGTTGGGACTCTGGAGTGGACTATTCCTTCTCCGTCACCTCACTACAACTTTAAAGAAATTCCAGTTGTAAAGTGTGGACCACATGAATTTGGAAACCCTAATCTAACAGGTGATAGAGATTTCCAATTCCAAACGGAAGAGCTTGCTTAATTAAATGAATACTGTAGCGACGAATCCTACATTGACAAAAGAAAGGCTTGGAAGACAGTTAACGTCTTCCATAGCAATGACTGTAATCTTAGTTACATTTTCAATGTTATTCGCATCGCTACTTCTGGGCTTTACTGTTTTCAGATTAACTTCTGACGTATGGCCACCAATGGGATTTGAAAGAGTGGATCTCTTTCTTCCAACGATAAGTACAATTGTTATCGCTCTTAGCAGTTTTACTTTTTGGAAGTATGAAAAACTCTTTTTACAAGAGAACTCAGAAAAAAAGCTGTGGCTTTCTTTCACTGTACTCCTTGGATTCTCATTTATGGTTGCACAAATGTTACTTTGGAGCGACCTACATTCTAAAGGAATTTATGTTCAGGATGGAATCTTTCCTTCGATCATTTTTTCTTTTACTTGGACCCATGCTGCTCATGTTGTTGTTGCCTGGTTCCTATTATTTTATTTGGTACCAACACTGAAAGAAAGTGCTTCTGTTGAAACTTTAGAGAATAGAGTTTTTAACATTGGAAAGTTTTGGCACTTCTTAGGTGTTGTTTGGTTAATTATGTATATAACGATTTTTTTATTTTAGAGGAATGACATGAAGAATATGGCTAAGCTTACTTTAACTCTTCTTATCCTTGGTGCTTTTACTTCTTGTAGTGAAAGTCACTTTCGTGAAGACAAAATCTTCGCTGGTGGTAAGTACGTAACAGCTAAGACTTTAAACAAGGGAAAGCAGATCTATACTGAGTACTGTATGCCTTGTCACGGAGTTAAGGGTGATGGAAAAGGTGTAGCTGCTAAAGGAATGAAGGTTCCACCAAGAGATTTTACAAAAGGTATCTTTAAATTTGGTCACGTACTATCTGGAGAGTTACCACACGATAAAGATCTTTTCGAGATTTTAGCTAAAGGTCTTCACGGGACAGCGATGCTTCCTTGGGATCTAAAAGATGATCAAGCAGATGCTGTTGTTCAATATATTAAGACATTTGCTCCTGAAGTTTGGGAAGGTAAAGATAAAGAACTTGGCGCTCATGTTGAACTTATTAACGATCCTTATGGGTTAGCGCACAGATCAGCAGCCATTGAAAAAGGTAGAGCGATTTACCACGGAGAAGCGAACTGCCAATCATGTCACAGAGCTTATATTGGTGTTGAAGCTCTTGGAAAGATCACAGGAGAAAGTCCAAGAGAAATTGACATGGAAGTTTATCAGCAAAAACCTCAAGAAACAGAATGGGGATTCCAAAATATCCCACCTGATTTTACTTGGGACGTTGTTAGAAGTGCTGTAACAACAGAAGAGCTCGCTCGTAGAATTGCATACGGAATTGGTGGTACATCAATGCCAGCATGGAAAGATACAATTACTGACGACCAGATCTGGGCCGTTGCTTACTATGTAAAAAGTCTAATGGAGATGAAAGACTCTCAATTAAGAAAAGACCTAATGAATGCTATAAAAGCTGAAAATAGCAAGTACGGAAAATAGACTTATGACTACTGTAGTAGGTTATGTAAGAAGAAATACTTTTTTTGAAAAGCTTGTGGCCAGCAAGCTTTTTTGGTTTCTTTTTATCGCCTTTACTTTTTCATACCCTATCTACAAATCAATCAATAGGGAACTTCCACCACCTCTTCCAAAACTTTATAAAGTTCCAGAGTACACACTACTCAATAGCTTTAATAAACCATTTGGAAGTAAAGACCTTAACGGAAAAATTTATATTGCAGGATTTGCATTTACTAGTTGTCCGACGACTTGTCCTGCTTTAATGGAAAAAATGGATCAAATCCAAAAGCGAGTCAGAGGGTTAGGAACAAATATTGCTCTAGTAACTTTCACTGTTGATCCGGAATACGATACGCCTGAAGTCCTTTTTAAGTTCGCTCGAAAGAGACATGCTAATCCTTACGTGTGGAGCTTTGTAACTGGAACTGAAGAGCAATTATCAAAAACAATAATAGATGGCTTTAAAGTCCCAATGGGCAAGCGTGAGCCTATAACAGGTAATGTTGACGGAGAAGAAGTTTCACTGATTGATATTGCCCATAGTGAGAAGTTTGTTTTGGTAGATTGGAACGGTTACGTTCGCAAATACTACGAGACAGATAAGCACAGTATTAATCAGATGATGATTGATGTTGGCCTACTTGCTAATAGTAACGAAAATAAATAAGGAGAAATATAATGTCTGAAGTTCATCACCATAGCCACAAGAAGTTGTATATAATTATTTTCTTCGCTCTAGCGATCTTAACAGTTGTTGAAATTATCATTCCAGAACTTGATATAGCTTATTACTTAAAAGCATCTTCACTTGTTGGACTTGCTCTTGGAAAAGCTTTCTTAGTTGCATACTTCTATATGCACTTAAATGAAGAAACAAAGTGGATGAAATGGATCGCAGCAGTTCCTTTATCAGCATTTTTATATGCAGCTGTTTTGATTGCAGAATCAATGTTTAGATAAATTAAAATACATTTAAAAAAAAGAGAAAGCTCCCAGAAAGGGAGCTTTTTTTATGTCTATTTGTATTGTGCTTCTTTCATTAAACGCTTGGCACTTTCTATTAAATTACCAATTGTCCCAACATTTGTACTGTCTACATTGAAGCTTCCAAAGTCTTGAAGTTGAGCAGAGATCTGTGCTTTTGGATTAACAGGATACTGGTTAAAAGCATTAGCAACAGGAGCCTGAACTTCTGCTGAAGAAAGGTACTCTAGAAGCATTGTTGCTTCTTTTAATTTTGTAGAATGCTTAACAATTCCGATTCCAACTCCATTCACATGTGCATTTGAACTTCCTTGATTTGCAAAGAATGGTCTTACAGGATAGTCAGGGTTTTCTTCAATGAATGGAACAAGATAATAAGAATTAACTAAAGCAACATCACACTTTCCGGCAGCAATCGCACGAATCATATCACGATCACTTGATGTAACTTCCATTGATAAATTT
Proteins encoded in this window:
- a CDS encoding aminotransferase class V-fold PLP-dependent enzyme → MNRFQKLFSTFINNNSGKLHFACHSHHYWPDCTREAQLNYWDDSSRLVDDKWGEIFSKRIPNVQNLISEVLNFDRAEDICFAPNTHELVTRVMSSFSGKIKLLTTDSEFYSFSRQLNRLIEENTIEATIIPLEPIDTFEERFTKESHKGFDLVFTSHVFFNSGYAINGLTEFVNKIEENNKFIIVDGYHAFMALPIDLSRIGDKIFYIAGGYKYVGSGEGSCFMTIPKSCKLRPLNTGWFAELSTLDNIDESQVGYPTNGLRFAGSTLDFTSLYRMESVLNLYKNEEINSELIHTHVQNCQREFLKMVDGLNHSHLNRENLLYSEERDHGHFLTFELESASLVESLKEKLSLNGVLTDSRKNRLRFGFSIYHDPKEYKAELFNVTL
- the cyoE gene encoding heme o synthase; the protein is MHILINLTIFLTYVLIVLGGVVHNTGAGLSCPDWPLCYGKLIETSSGQGALLEQLHRSLASLIGILSIWIFVLGRKYKESSPKFYKYTLGCFLLVAFQGALGASTFFYKLPTLISTTHLCISLIFFCSLQSMYYEYQSKIKQRRFSLNRGSLEKLLDPSLKNGVFYSLLAVSIQAFLGAVLRHSGAGKICGSGEFFFQCAHQATGEILYWSSISKVQLNLAHKYFSIITFLVVMWNCSRVLVSSFRFRSISKGFTYKLAAGVVAVIFLILAQAISGSFVAKTSVSVIPTTLHLALATLLIYGLWNLRNLLRYTEEEILGEVRHTFVSDVLEITKLRLGILVVITIAVGLFAAPGGINFFSALFALILMTMVVCGSTTLNCYIERDVDALMERTRNRALPSGRMKPATALVIGYGLICVALPLIVIFVNWTTMILSLIAAVLYLYAYTPMKLKSELALFVGAIPGAIPPVMGWTTVTGKIDAMAIILFSILFIWQIPHFLAIAIYYSKDYDAGSIKVYPNKTGFAKSKRDIFIYTIVLVLTSLAPYLIGYASLGYLNTALVLGILFIVLSILGFFKESDLQVDRWARQYFLASIIYLPILLSSLIFFS
- a CDS encoding DUF420 domain-containing protein; this encodes MQEKQSNNTAYTAIGIVSFITISFLVWLIYFKTPHQATGDWVEQLPAINALLNSISFVLLCSGYVFIKKGLRSLHIKSMIAATISSFLFVASYITYHHFHGDTKFLAEGPIKYIYFTILITHIVLSIPLVPLVLTTLYHAYAENFSSHKKLAKITFPIWVYISVTGVLIYLILNNFNV
- a CDS encoding COX15/CtaA family protein; the protein is MLASDRHPKYRKLLSICIFTIFFLILVGGLVRSTGSGLGCPDWPKCFGQYIPPTHISELPLDYKEKYKIAGKVIADFNPVKTWIEYINRLVGATTGILVFLLALASSSYKNEDKPIIYLSWATVFAVGFNGWLGSVVVSTHLKPVIITLHMLAAVFTVFLLLEARVRSDENNLIFHLDKQLAGPLKKILIVLILLTFGQIVLGTQVREEIDHLSHDGVLRELWISKLGLEYLVHRSYSILLVLIHGYLYFKVSKLNATHSRIIGWTKVTCAIVGVNILSGIALAYGSVPPAVQPVHLLFGLMLSCSQYFLFTLVTKSSALEV
- a CDS encoding cytochrome c oxidase subunit I, producing MAFYEQHIHDAPKTFLSKYIFSYDHKVIGKQFLWYGILFLGIGGMMALMIRWTLAFPGQAFPVIGNFLFPSTGGVVPPDTYAMLFTMHGTIMIFYAITPILIGAFGNYLIPLMIGARDMAFPLLNMLSFHIAVISGVLLLAGLFTPLGAAAGGWTSYPTLSTLIGSPGVGQTLWTLAIFVLGISSTMGAINYITTIITLRAPGMGYFDMPLSVWGLGLTAILNAIFLPVLGAGCLLLVFDRVFGTAFFLAGAAATSGTGDPILFQHVFWIFGHPEVYILILPAWGIVSDLLSFFARKPAFGAKATALSMTTITILSTIVYGHHMYTTQMSPLLTQSFMTLTMTISIPSAIFFANWLGTIWKGSIRFHSPMLFSLGVVFVFGLGGLTGLYLATVTTDLYLHDTYFVVGHFHYTMAASVLLGGFAATYFWMPKMFGTMMNEFWAKVHFWITMLGLNGIFMGMMIVGYAGMHRRLYNPFVYEFMERMIPINTFVTWSAITMGLAQFIFVANFVHAVFFKKEKASANPWEVGTLEWTIPSPSPHYNFKEIPVVKCGPHEFGNPNLTGDRDFQFQTEELA
- a CDS encoding tryptophan 2,3-dioxygenase family protein, whose product is MKKKIHDPVYYGEYLQLNKLLDTQLPKSLELENNEAHDETLFIIVHQVYELWFKQIIHELKSIVEMFSGKTVQEKDLTTVVARLERITKIQGLLVDQLSVMETMTPMDFLEFRDLLVPASGFQSVQFREIEVLMGLKTNNRKEVDREYFLGRLNDEDKERILKVESSPSILELTQAWLERIPFTKNKDFDFWSEYEKQINIILDDDEKIIHENQATLDSRSMAIQLENLNATRETFASLLDDKRHEQLRKIGKRTLSREATLNALFILLYRDEPILHLPYRFLTTLMDMDELFTTWRYRHAIMAQRMLGTKIGTGGSSGHHYLKMAAENNRVYLDLFNLSTFLIPRSKLPTLPEDIKKNLGFHFNE
- a CDS encoding cytochrome c oxidase subunit II; the encoded protein is MTVLSAAVSTTAKTWTLWERMQTPEDISVNGHLIDWLFNYTTYLNLFFFFLVCAGLFGFSYLYSAKRNKKAYYTYGNKKVHIIVLTVIGLSVFLGIDMNITRISNDDYVNVFAKWPTEDEKPLRVEVMAQQWAWHFRYAGRDGVFNTEDDVVQLNDLRLPVGRKVIFQVVSKDVIHSLYFPNTRRKVDAIPGRITRLWFELTKDGYYNIACAEMCGTYHYRMKAYMTSYTQENFEEWMKEAEDKAIAQNDRENADLYWGWPWTW